The following DNA comes from Bos indicus isolate NIAB-ARS_2022 breed Sahiwal x Tharparkar chromosome 3, NIAB-ARS_B.indTharparkar_mat_pri_1.0, whole genome shotgun sequence.
TTCTGCACAGATTATATTTAAAGCTTGTTAAAATGTCCTTTGGAATAATATGTCAGACTTGTCTTCagcaatttttaatatttactcttaGAAAACAGTGGTGCCTTTTACTGCTTTCCTGAGTCAGGGATGAATGCAGCCACTCCAAGGCTTAAGGTAGCTGAAGCAGAAggccttgtttatttttggtcaaTGAGCCcaatggttcaggatgggggtgggagttATATTTAACTGCTGATTTTATGCACAGCCATGCAGTGCTTCCAATTAAAGTCCTTACAGTTGCATGGCACCGCCCTCCAGACGCCCAGCCACAGCTTGGACATATCCTTCCACAGCCACTGTCCGGACTTGCATAAAAAGTCTATGAATAATAAAGAGCAGGTTTTATTTCAGATCTGAATAGGATTATTTCTTAATGGAAATTTGAAAGCGAACCCACTAACTCTTAAATTACTCAGTGCTGTAGTTCTATTTTACTGACAAGACTTTAGGTGCTGTGGAGATGAGGGTCACcctactctttccactgtttagCACTGAAAACCTTTGACTAAGAGGCCTTTCAGATTCCCTGTACTAGGGAAGCAAGAATAAAGTCATTTCCctaatttgtaaataatttaatGGGGAATATAGGACTTTTGAAGATCatctaaaacagaaaactaaaaattcttTGTGGAAAAGCCAGTCAATCTATTCTTACGGGCAAAGGATCAGAAAACAAGAGATTAATACTCATTGATAACATAGAAACAGGCCACATTGATGGCAAACTccctaaaagagaaaaacaacaaaaagttacTTATTGGTACCTGCCCAAATGGGAATCCTCTGagcttctctctcctccagaGAAGTTCAGCTTTTGCCCTGAGCCACCTCATAATTACCCATCATGTCCTGACAGCCTCAGTGGACTGCCTGACAGAGATCAGCTGCTTCTGGAGCATTATGACCCATGCTCTCACCTGCTTAAGTTTTAATGCTGCCTGGACAGAGGGTCTATTCTCCATCTGCTGGGCCAGTCTTCTGTTTCTGGCACTGgctagctgctgctgttgctgcatcgaagcccgaatattcactggcatCGGCTGTTTGTTCTTCAGCATATTAGTAAAGCTTCAAGGTCGAACAAAATGGATGtttaaataaaagctatttaCAAAACATTTATTGGCATTTTCATGGCTTGCTAGACCAGGAGCTCCAGATCCCACGAACTTAAAGTGGTACACTTAGATCAATGCTGATGTGGGTTCAAGACTCCTCTGCTTCCACAAACTTGCAAGAATCAGAAACTCAGAAATGCAGCTAAGTGTAGCACATTCAATCAAAAGTGATAACAAGGGCTCAGGTAACGGCTTTTAGAGGTGGAAAGCATGAAAAACACGCAATAAGCAGATATGATGACAAGAGACAGAAGATGTAGTTTCAAAGACGGACAAAGCAAGCCAAAACCTCAGGAGACCTGAGGGTGCTATTTTACGGGCAAATATACGGAAGGACAAGAGCACCTTCAAAGCCCATGAAAATGATATACCCACATAAATTATAAGAGCATATCACATTTTCGCATGTATTTGGTCACTTGTAATATGCAAATATAGAGAATCAGAGTAACACACCCTAAGAGATAAAGAGAAGTAAATATGCTTCAGAAAAGACAAACATAAGTAAATCATTTAGTGGCTAATACCAGCTTAATAAAGTCACTAGTCAAAGGCACTCAATGAACAAAGCTCTCAGACAGAAAGTGCCTTTAAATACTATAACTTTTTTTTGTatcaaatgatatattttttctgaCTCCAAAGTATAACTTCTGAAAAGGTTAGTTCAATCATCTAAGAGCTTGTGAAGACACTCTTCTATTACTCCTGTCAAGTTAAGTTTAATGGGATGAAAGAGAACACTCAACtgtaaaagaattgaaaacaaaaacaaactaaagcagagtggaaagaaagtgaaatggagCAAAGCAAGTGCCTCTTACAAGGCCCAAGAATGACATTCAAGGGCCTTTGGACATATTCTTAGCTTGCTACCTGCCTCTTACAGGCCAGACACAACACTGCTGGCCTTGGACTGGGCAGCAAGCCTACTGCAGCTAGGGTCATGCTACCGAGCTGCACCACCCCTGTATCAACGtaaaaatatgtgaagaaaagggagggTGTGAggagtctttttaaaatacatcccACCAGATAAATATTTCAGATAGCATAATATAAAAATCTACTGATAAGGGGTTTTGAAACAACCGCCCAATTTGTTTTGTGTACCACATACGATGCAACTAAGAACAGAGGTCTGTAGCCTTCTGTTGGTATTTAGTTTAAAACAGACTTTTGTGCATTGGACCCCAGCGCCAATTTAAGTAATGTTTTCTTATGAACGAGCTGAAGTTGCTGTTGGCTGCCTCACCGCTCATTTAGAGACATCTTGGTGGTGCTTTTTAGCACAACTTTCGGCGCGGACTGTGCAGCCATCTTCAAATCCCGAGAATCTACAAAGGACAATGGGCAGAATGAGCAAACCAGAACGGCGACTATCTCATTTCAACAAGACCGAAAGACcccaaaatgaatgaaaaggctTGTATTGATGACTATCAACAATCACACCAAAACTCATTTCAGGTACTGAAACAGAA
Coding sequences within:
- the CHTOP gene encoding chromatin target of PRMT1 protein isoform X4, whose translation is MAAQSAPKVVLKSTTKMSLNERFTNMLKNKQPMPVNIRASMQQQQQLASARNRRLAQQMENRPSVQAALKLKQVKSGPSGDRYSEEKWTHWPL